The following nucleotide sequence is from Cicer arietinum cultivar CDC Frontier isolate Library 1 chromosome 2, Cicar.CDCFrontier_v2.0, whole genome shotgun sequence.
ACCTTAAATTGAGACATCATCCCTCACCTTAAATTTTTGACATAACAAAAAGATTTTGATAATTTAGTACAAACAAAATGTAAAAGTTATTCAATAATCTACAATGAAAAACTGTCAACACAAAAAGATAATTCGGTACATGTTTGCTTCTGACAAGGTTTTGATAATTTAGTACAATCAAATACAAAAGGCACCAGATGAAGAAACTTAATATAATCTCCTATATAAATCTGTAAACTCAAATAGATATATCTTTGCCAAAGAGTTTGCTAATTCCCTTTCCAGGGTCACTTTGTTTCACAATAGACTCTCCCACCAAAACCTGTGGAAAATTCAAATTGTGAGCCATTAATATTGGAGTTTCTATGGTGTAGCATAAGACTAAAGTGCAATACATTAGTTATACATTTGGaaattttgattaatatataccgtcaatcaatcataatcatcagatcatttaaaacttttgacttgaattataatttcttaAGTTACACGTTTGATTGGTTCTGATTTGCTTACAGTATAAAACTTGTGTACAACTTTTTACACTGGCAGTGCATAAAAATTAATCTCTATAATCAATTCAATCCCCTTATGTTCTGTCAAAAAAAAGCACTGAAATGAAATTCTCAATACTTACAGCTCTAACTCCTGCTTCTTGTACATAAGCAATATCTTCAGGAGTGAACAGACCAGATTCTCCAACCATCTAAACAAACCATATAACACAATCAtcagtttaaaataaaatttctttcATGTAAGATAAAATGGAATAACATTTCTTTGAAGTAAGTTTTCATAAACAAAAGAAAGGCCGCGTACAATTATGTTTTTCTCACGGATTATTTTGCCTCGCTCTCCTTCAAGAAGCTTCTTTGTGATGCCAATATCAACCTCGAATGTTTCTGCATCACCAATAAAAGAAAAGCCAGAATTGATGAGTCAGATCctttatgttttaatatttagaCTTTTCCacacaccaaaaaaaaaatcaaatggaAAATTTAGTATTCTACCTGAAAGatctcatttaaaaaatagagtGGGAGTGAAAGGAGAAAGAGGAGTAAAAAGCCATACCGAGATTACGGTTGTTGATGCCAATAAGTTCAACCCCCTCTATTCCAAGAACACGATCAAATTCCCTCTCATCGTGCACCTacattaaaacaataaaattgcataaaaaagATATTGGCCATCATGAAGTAAAGATGCAACACAAATAAGAAACATGCCATGTAGATTGAGAGATCTAAGCAAATTATATTGACGACTTCTCTATCTTAAATGAGTACTGGTTACGATGCAGGTTATCACAATCGTCAAATCAGTCATAACGATTCAAGGTTTAAATTGAAGTTAATTTGGTATAGTTACGATTCTGAGTCAGTTATGAGTCTTCTGAAATATATTTGGTCTATCTGCAGATTTTATActtgtaaatataaaatctgCAGATAAACCAAACGTAACTTTTAGTTCTTGCTTTTGATCACAGGATCATATCACATTAAAGTGTAAATTACACTGCTTCAAACTCAATTAACCCACTTTAGGACCAAACTCACTCCAAATTAGTAAAATGGGGAAAACTCAAGATATAAAGATGCAACAACCTTACCTCAACAAGAGCTGTCATTCCAAGTAATTTGCATATCTTAGTCATGTATTTGATGTCTAGATCAGGTAAAACAGCGGCGATTAGAAGGACTGCATCTGCGCCTTTAGATCGAGCATAGTAGAGTTGCCAAGCTTCTATGATGAACTCTTTGCACAACAAAGGGCACTGCATATTTTTTAGTGTCATTAGCATGGCCTACATAAAGCATTAGATGATAGAATAAATCTTATACATATCAAGGattaatgcaatttactaagcAAACCTTTACTCCAGCATTTCTTATTGCCTCAAGATTTTCAAAGCTTCCCTAGAAAAGAAAATCAAGTTTGAGTTAGAGTTTGTTATCATTTAGCTGCTATATCACCTAGTTCTCAAGCTACTGAATACTATCATCTAACAGCGCTCAATTTGGAAGGAGCTTTTAACGAATTAAAAGTTAGTCAGATTGTTTACCTTAAAAAACTTTTCATCTGTCAGAACACTTAGGCATGCTGCTCCGCCCTTCTCATAAGATCGAGCAATCTCAACCTGTAAGAGACAACCCAAAATATGTGGCATTACACCATGAAGAGAAGAAATAAGGACTGACAGCAGTGTTAGATAAGGGTTTTCTAGGTGAAGTGATACAAAAGTACAAGGAGAGCAAAACAAAACACGATTATCAAATCGACATTCGAGATACAACTCGCATGCATCGTAAGATGCTGATAATCATGGACCAAAATACTCGAGAAAATGCAATTACTCCTAAATAAGTTCATATTTACATTTAACTGGGGTAAATAGAAGCagccaaaaaaaattcaaaactattGATTTGACTACATAATAAatccaacaaaaataaatagaaaactaTGACGTTACATTAGATTATCAAAACAATAAATTGGTATGCAACACAAAATAATTTGACCTCTCTTTGCAGACATGACTCCAATCAAGAACTCGGGGTGTAGTAGTCAGTAGATTAAGCAAAGTCAAATAAAAGCAATAGTTAAAAAGACTAGCTTGACTCTAACCAATAAGATGAAAAGAGATGCAATCAGATACAAAAACAATTCCCACATGATATCAGTAATAACTCagaattataacaaaaaaagtaGAAAAAGATAGCAGCTCAATCCTTAAAAATCATAgtggaaaacaaaaaaaaacttactgGATCGAAATCTTCTCTCAAGATGCCTCTACTTGGTGAAGCCTTCTTCACTTCAGCAATCAGTCCCGGCAATCCAGTTCGTTCATTTGCTGCCCTTAGAGCCCCAATAAAATCCCTAACAGGAGGTGCATTTTCAAGGGCCTTCTTAAGCGTAATAAGGGGCTTTCTTTCTTTAAGCTGAAAACCAAATAGTTCACATTATACATGCTATCAATCTcatgaaatgcaataaatatatcagtgttgttaaatagcgCCTATAGCATAggagaatttgaacaaatcgttAATAGTTCCGCAATACGCGATGTAGtaccaaaaaaaatattgtcaaatagattAGAGGCAATAGCGGCACTATAACAATGTTCCATAGCGGAAATTGAACAAACCACTACTATACGCAATCTACAATTGATAACACTGGAATATAAACGTGAAGAAAATTTTAATAGAAGCATAAAGCAAATTAATCATAATACTTGTGCGACTTCAATGTCCTTGTTCCACACAATCTCTTCCAAGATGTTGCGAGGCGTGTTGCCCTCATTCTGCAACCGGAATTGAAAAGGTCCTACATAATGAGCAGGGGGTCCAGTCGgtggccttctccttattctaATCCCTTGACTAGCAGCAACCTCATTATGAAACATTCCTACTTCCCACTCCTTAACTTTGAGAGCATCAACCACAGATTCACTAGATGTGGCTATTGTACTTGAACCTTCATTAGGATCCACCTATTCAAAACACCAAAGAACCCCAAAAAcatgataacaattaaaaagGGCTCCTCATaattaaaccaaaaaaattGCACCAACAGCACTTCATTTAACATATATATCAGTTAAAAGTCAACTAAATTCATTAGATTGGCTATTGCAGATGAACATTCACTAATCTCCACCTTAATTAAAATACCAAATAATCCCAAAaccatgataaaaataaaaaagggttACTCATAATTGAACcctaaaaaaaacacattaacACACTCTAATTGAACACATATATCAGTAAAGAAATCAACTAAATTCACTAGATGTGGCTATTGCAACTGAACCAAATTTTGCCAGATGTGGCTATTGCAGTTGAACCATCATTAGTCTCCACCTTAATCAAAACACCAAATAATCCCAAAAAcatgataaaaacaaaaaagggttcctcctaataaaaaatataagcatCAACATTCAATACGCACGCCAATTGAACACATATATCAGTTAAAAATCAACTAAACCACcccaaaagaagaagaaaaatagagaGACCCAAATAAATGCAGAACGAGAAACAATAGAAGAGTACAAAAAGATACAAACTTTGCAAGAAAAAATTCACCTGTGCTCGAACAGAAAAActaaaaagtgaattttttcTACAAATATTCACTTGGGTTGGAGAAATCCTGGTTGTGGGTTTGGAAGAGAATGAAGGGCAGACGTGAAAGGTACCCTTGAAAGAAATCAAGGACTCCATTGAAAAGGGTAAAACGAGATTGAAAagttgaagataaaaaaaaaaacagagaaagatgaaatttttgaaattgaaagtgAAGGGGATGGATGTGTCACATTACATAGGTTAGGAACCAGAACTGTCGTTTAAGgaaataaacttttttctttCGTCCTATGAAAAAAACTTGGTTAGTTGTGCTTACCACATTTGTTTTGGATTTCTGAAAATGTTTGTTCAAGAATTTTGTGGCTGAAACATTGAAATGGGAAGGATTTAGGAACCAAAAGAAGATGAAACAACCCCAAATCACTCATCTTTTGGTACACATACATACATGAATGAttgaaataaaaactaaataattttaaatgtcactaaatttttttttttttctatttatatatgtgttgaaactttattgatttgtggTTGTGTCTAAGTAAATATTTTTCCAAAAGAATTACAAATGCCATTTGGAATAGGATTAGGTAACTAGGTATCTagtttaggtttttttttactctcgaagttaatattttcatataattacaatcacaaatttaaaataagaaatttaatttaataatatttatattttttattgagttaagatttaaaatttaactatttttattttgaattaaataaattattaatatctataaagttttaaatttttatttttaatttttatagaaaaattaataattttttattttaaaaaaattattatacaaacatttttaatctcttttaTAATATCGACATTAGTTTTGAAtgaactttttatatatatatttacgacattgtaaaaaattattctgTCAAAAGtgaattcaaaattcaattttaaagtttatattttattattataattttaaatttatcatatttcaaaaaaaaaataattcatccataagttaaaaaatataaatatttatgaagaACCtctttataatgttttaaaggtcattgcaaaaattcattaaaaaatttaaaagtctaAGGTGTAACACTGCTTGCACAGAAAGTTTGTATAACTAAaataatgcaatttttttaatgggaactaaaatcaaaatttaatagagactaaaattttatttaatcattttattttttttaaaaactgaaaaatagTTTAGCTATCAAAATTGagctaaattaatattttttatttttttttatttcactttaatctcttatttatttttgttcctTTTTTGTCCTTAgcattttttgacaaaaactaataaaaatgatCAACTTGACTAACCGAAGTATAGTTATGagatcaaaatataatgaaaaatgaTTAAAGGACTAAAGGAAAATCATAGAATAAGTTAAGGGACTAAAAGACTAATTTAACctttaaaattgtatttgattattgatttacatttttatcCTACAAATAAAAATGCATTCATTCAAAATAAGAGAATACATACATcaaaaacaatacaaatttgttaaaaacgaAAATGATGAACCTACgaacaaattcacaacattcATGTTAATAGCATAAAACGGTAAAAGGCATACAAATGAGACAAAATTAAAGAGACCAGAAAATACATATCTTTGGATGTGCAACGTTGATGACACTAGAGTTTTTGGTTCAATATGTCAAAATGTGATCAAAGTCAATAAGTCAATCTAGATGTAATAAACATGGTTATCAGCTCTCAAAAGCATTACACCAAGACTTAAGGATGGTAAAGTCATTGGTTGAATATGTCAATCGTAGATCAAAGTTAATCTTTCAATCGGCGAACAAAACATTGTCGCACTGAGACgataacaaaataacaaaaaaacacaaaagaaaTATAGATTTGTGTGAAATCACTTATTGAATAAAAAGATAGAGAAAACCGACGTAAATGATgatttcaaactaaaaaaagtCCAAAATCGTCCATCTTctagaaagaagaagaaatagaaCTAAAAAGCAAAAAGTTTAGAAATCTAGGCTCTAGAATGTTATTTTTACACATAATTCTAGGTTCTAGAATTAtatcaatctcaaacaagtaataaatcatttccaataacaattcaataactcaaaaataactattacaatacaaaatataagcattatcaattttaaaaaatacaaataagtaATTAATGGGAATGAATCAACAGTGGTATACTTATTTTGTAGGTAGCGAGTACGATTCCCATGTCAGgcaaaaattcattaatttttaactCGGAGGAAAAGGGCGAAAAGATCGTGAATAACAGTGTCGAGGCAAAGTTGTTACAGGATTTGACGGTCCTTGTATTATAGCggctaagaacatataaggtttaggCATGCACATATTTGAGGAAAGATTGTAATGGGTGACAAAAACACGCCAATAAAAATAAGGTGTAGATGAAGCTTAAATATATAGGGTGAAACCATGAGAGCATAATCCTAATCGTACATTACGCGCATCTAACGTAAAATTAGGATGTACTTGAACAAAGTGCTTCCTTACTAAACCATATGAAGgatgtcaaattttattatttcaacttcttttatttcataattcCATGTCATTTTGTCAGAAGTTTGCATAGATGCAAACATTCTATGTAATTTTGATACAATAGACAAATATAGCATTGtttttcttcaaattattttttctcctcTTATCGTGATTTTCTTTGCACAATATCTTGGATGTTGACTACTTTTACATTCAAATAGGTCAGCATCTTTTATATCAAACTCATTGTTATATCCATTAACACAACAATATGTTCTCTTCTCTTGATATCTAATCTCAACAATGACACTAACTTTTTAGCATCATAATATCTTGTTGGCAAAGTATCATTTTGAATTGGTTTGCATCCAACATCATCTTGGTCATAAAATCTAAACACAAGTCTGGAAcatgaatttgatattttagCCCTAAAAGTCTAATGCACATAGATAATTTGGATTTAGTAGACCCGTCAAATAAATGTATTTGTCTCTATCAAAAGGCTTTAAAATCTTTGGACTTCTTCATTAGGGAGTTCATCTGCATCGACATCATATTGTTGTACCACAAAAGACACATTTGAAACTGATACTACTAGATGAAACAATTGATAGACCAATATTACTAGAAGCAACTGTTGGATTATTTTGAACAATATTGACAATTCGTGGAGGCACCATTTCACCATGATTAGTTTGAATTGAATTATTTGACATAAATCCATCATTATACAAATAATCCTATattacattttcattttcaatatttGTATAATAACACTTCTTATATGAGCATCTAATCCCACCATTCTCTTGAACAATAGTTTGACGTCTCACGATTTTCTAAAAATTCTTCAACTCCAATTATAAACGATCGCTTCATACCCTGTTTTTTGGGATAATTTTGTATCGTAAATCTAATTGGAATCCATTTTCTagtaacatatataaaatataaattaaacatgATCATCAAACTGACATACACTTTcacattttttgtaattttctatctcatttaagaataaaaaaaatcaataattaattattaataataattattttctcatTATATACacttttgataaaatttcaatGGTGTTTTGCTTTGGTCTTTAAGAACACAAAATGATAGCGATATATATATCACAATTAAATATTCATCAAGagaacaaaataaaatgcatgtaatcataattttataaaaaaaactatataataatgaaaatttaataaataatcattattttaatattcattttttattctaaaaaatgtCCGACTTGAACAATTtaagatttaataaaaattaacgagcacaactaaaaaaaatgagtttatttacttaataatatatattaaacctTAAACggaaaacaaaaattgattgtaattttaaatttttagttttcccTATTTAACGGGTTCTCCCGTGAAACTAATATACTATAttaagtataataatattaaattttgttataattaattaatagactaaaaattataatatattaatatgattaaaaattaaaacttgatATCTattcattcaaaaaataaaaattcacacACATAGATTCAAATAATGTAGATATATTAAgtacaaatacaaaataaaatttaaatattttcaaatatacaaattaaaatattttcaaaatatacacAATAAATATACtgacatatttttaaatcataaaacttGCACAATAaatacaacaaatattaattatttcaccaaaaaataagaaacacaacaaatattatatgttcataaaaatgcacatgaatataatatacatttttcaatataaatttaaataaaaaactatatctaaattttttaattttcatatcaAACACATTTTGCAATATtaacaataacatataaattacattttacacaatattattaatataaatttcacacataatattattaatcaccaaattattaaatataaccACTAGTAAAGAGTCATGTCTAGCTTATCACTTTCTCTTTCTCATCCAAATATTTCTGAATAAATATTTAGTCACTAAACTACATacgaaaatatatatatatatatataatatacaaaaacaaaaacaacattataATATAGAACCCATCTTTATTTATGTACGAGGGTTTTGACCCTAGAAAACATTTTGGTTGCAATTTTTAGGGATGTGGCCCTCGTAAAGtcataaaactaatatttttctaaaGATTTTGCTGTGGCAAAATATTTTTAGTGCTTCGTTAAAGTTGTGACTCTTGAAAATTTCAGTCAATTTCTGTTAGAGCTAAATGACCTtagcaaatattttaaatgttacaaAGGTCTTATAAATTTCGGATAGAAATGACAATAAAATTTGCATCCGCGGGTACCCACCTGAACCCGTTTGATTTGGGCGGGGAAAATCCACTTTAATTGGATGCAggtagggatgagaataggctaggccaTCCATCAGGGGCTATgacctgacctacttatggtctggtatgtcctatttaataaaaaaagttaggCTCAAGCTGtttttaaagcttatttatttaaataagtcagAATCATGCTTATTAAAAACCTATTAGACTTGACAGGCagacctatatatatatatattttattatttattaatattattttttattattatattaataatattattttttattttattgtctattagttagacaatcactcagtaatcaattagacaatcattCAATAATCATTCCATATTCAATAGCAATTCTATATTTGGCAGTCgtttcatattcggtagtctttcaattagtcaatcacttgttccatatttgtttaagaggtaataataggtgcgttttttagaagaaaaaaatctattatttgaaatcaaaaattattttttagagtttaaaagatgttttgtttaaagatatgagtagaacatttaaatattttaatttgaataagacttttaaaaaggcttCCAAGTcagaccaaacttttaaaaaggtcaagCCGAAAAAAAGCCTACGATaggtcgtaggccagacttaggcctaaaaaaataaatcatagactagactcagacctttcaaagtctggcctgacctattcccacccctaggtGCGGAGACGGTTTGGGGGTGGAGACCCCCGCAAGTaatattattacaatttttaaattttatatacatatacatgtttaatatatttaatattttttttaaatattaaaaattataatgttacctctaaaaaatattttttaattttatatatataagtaagTGCGGGTGTGGACAGAGATATCTGAGACCCCTTGCATGCAGAGATGAGTGCTTAAATTTTACACTCGCTATAAAACAGGGACGAGTGCGGATTTTTCCAGATTAGTCGGGTACGGGTGTGGAGGAGGCAAAATCCGCCTCCGCCCCACCCGTTGCCATGTCTAATTTCAGAAATTAGTAAAGTTAACAAATGTTTCTCACTGTagaaaaaatcaattcaaattctTATCATTATCGAGTAAAGTTTTCCTTGAccaatttttgtcaaaaaaacaaattatccTTCAAGTAATTGTTGCAATTGCAACTAGATTGGAATCGCTCAAATCTTGTATAATGAAATATAACATGTTGCGGTCAGTATCACTGCCCAAATGTTTAACTACAGGTTTATTATTACGTATAAACACTAAACTCAGACCAAGCAAAAGGAACAAATAAATAACCAATTTAATCCGTAAGAGTATGAATAATGgacaatttataataatatccAAAACTAGCAATTCTAACACTTCTGGTTGGATCAATTTACTCATGTATTTGTCTCCAATAACTACTGCaataacaaaatatcaaaacacATACTAAAATTTTGTTAATGTTGGAGACGAAATTATCAAACTCCAACCTACAATTGTACGGAcccaatttatattttaatctaaaaGTAACTAAAAAGCAAATTACGTGAGCAAATAATCAATGCAACAGTACAATTCTTTATCTAAACTTTTTGCTCCTTGAACAGTGGGTCAAAAGTCTAACACAtggcaaaataaaattttacatgttAAATAAAACTGTAATGCTTCCGAAGctataaaatatatgtaaaagCAAAAACTGAGATACAAAACTAGGAAACTCCTTCTGCCTCATTCTGCTTCACAACCGGAATTCCTGAGGTGATTTTAGTTTCCCTCATCCTGCAGAAATAACCAAGAGTAACTTACATCATTCTTTTTACACACTTTGCTCAAGACATAGATTTTCAAATCCTTTAGGCAACATAACTCAATTCCTctcaatcaaataatttaaacttCAACTTCAACTCAATGAAAAGAACAATCAAAAAAACTTTGCATATACAAACAGTCAACATCTACAACAgacaaaataacaataacaataacaataacaataaacaACATTATATATTGATCATAATCAttgatcataataataatagacTATCTATAAAAAGTTTTCAAAGAAAATTTATATTCCAAAAACATCCTTTGCTAAGGCCTATGGTAAATGCCTACTGCTCTCATTGCATTACAGAGATAGGCTGTCACTACACAAGCTTCTGAGGGAATATGTAGCAAACAAATAAGCCACTAAGAAAACAATTATACATAATCTCTTGTACATGTATCAATGCAGCAACTGCTTCTTGATGTTTACAATacatactaataaataaattgattacaTATTGGCAAATGTAAATTGATGAACTATAACACCTTATAGCTGCAAATAtgatcattaattaaaaataccagaagcagataaaaaaaatactttcatCATCGACTTATCAAATGTTTCAGAAAAAATATACATCTACATCAAAAGCAATGCGCAAAAGCAACAATATAAACCACAAACAACCAAGAGAAAATCACCAACCAAATCATAATATCGAAGAGCAACCTAAAACCATGCACTGTAAGCGAACATGAAGCAATCTTTTCCATTGTTAATCATATATAAATCTCTCACAAGTTAATCCATTATACGGAAAATCCATAAATACAACCAAACAGAGTtacatcaaatcaaattatttcatacaaaccaaatcaaattaagCACTTGATTCTTATTAAACcctcaaataaaaaaatctcaagCTACCACAAACCAATACTACAAAAAATTACATGAACACTTCATACAATCAAACATTCCTTTCAAAATTAAAGGAATTTAAAAACTaccaaaagaacaaaaattaaaaaatatagtttcaACGTGAACAGATAAAAAAACAGAATAGATCATACATATATTTCGTGAAAGAATAAATGTATAACTAACCAGATCCAACG
It contains:
- the LOC101503262 gene encoding indole-3-glycerol phosphate synthase, chloroplastic-like isoform X1 — its product is MESLISFKGTFHVCPSFSSKPTTRISPTQVNICRKNSLFSFSVRAQVDPNEGSSTIATSSESVVDALKVKEWEVGMFHNEVAASQGIRIRRRPPTGPPAHYVGPFQFRLQNEGNTPRNILEEIVWNKDIEVAQLKERKPLITLKKALENAPPVRDFIGALRAANERTGLPGLIAEVKKASPSRGILREDFDPVEIARSYEKGGAACLSVLTDEKFFKGSFENLEAIRNAGVKCPLLCKEFIIEAWQLYYARSKGADAVLLIAAVLPDLDIKYMTKICKLLGMTALVEVHDEREFDRVLGIEGVELIGINNRNLETFEVDIGITKKLLEGERGKIIREKNIIMVGESGLFTPEDIAYVQEAGVRAVLVGESIVKQSDPGKGISKLFGKDISI
- the LOC101503262 gene encoding indole-3-glycerol phosphate synthase, chloroplastic-like isoform X2, with protein sequence MFHNEVAASQGIRIRRRPPTGPPAHYVGPFQFRLQNEGNTPRNILEEIVWNKDIEVAQLKERKPLITLKKALENAPPVRDFIGALRAANERTGLPGLIAEVKKASPSRGILREDFDPVEIARSYEKGGAACLSVLTDEKFFKGSFENLEAIRNAGVKCPLLCKEFIIEAWQLYYARSKGADAVLLIAAVLPDLDIKYMTKICKLLGMTALVEVHDEREFDRVLGIEGVELIGINNRNLETFEVDIGITKKLLEGERGKIIREKNIIMVGESGLFTPEDIAYVQEAGVRAVLVGESIVKQSDPGKGISKLFGKDISI